A stretch of Vulpes vulpes isolate BD-2025 chromosome 4, VulVul3, whole genome shotgun sequence DNA encodes these proteins:
- the EIF3L gene encoding LOW QUALITY PROTEIN: eukaryotic translation initiation factor 3 subunit L (The sequence of the model RefSeq protein was modified relative to this genomic sequence to represent the inferred CDS: inserted 5 bases in 5 codons; substituted 2 bases at 2 genomic stop codons), which yields MQSVKRRGDSLVVFVSTAAINFLVDYYESKAAYNLSAYQGXYDMHTGDPKQDLAYKHXYDSRPSRGSSNFIQCFYKTISDLFDQKVYELQASHVSSNVTDQKMYEIQDICDSSWTKLNKRLFKNTPWQDTEVLVIQVGNSTVFLILYKELYYRQIYANVSFQSFSQYHCTTNKKSEEEIDFLCSNFKIWNVHSVLHSLVDMQINENPQVYEELFRHSSPKFLSPVVCNNGSVHPKXHKETFLKQLKVFSDEVQDQAQLSTIXIFLKLYTTRPMAKXAGFLDLIEQEIHXQLLVFKHKMKNLMXTRGISTLDGKFQSASGVRFYIDKDVIYITDTKGARPYGICLSSSNRYIKFEKLSQMLKKMGQRP from the exons AGTGTGAAGAGAAGAGGGGACTCTCTGGTAGTATTTGTGAGCACTGCAGCCATAAATTTTCTTGTTGACTATTATGAATCTAAGGCTGCTTACAATCTCAGTGCTTACCAGG GTTATGATATGCACACAGGAGATCCAAAGCAGGATCTGGCTTACAAACATTAGTATGACAGCAGACCTAGCAGGGGATCCTCAAACTTCATCCAATGTTTCTACAAAACCATCTCAGATTTGTTTGACCAGAAGGTGTATGAGTTGCAGGCCAGTCATGTGTCCAGTAATGTCACTGACCAAAAGATGTATGAGATCCAAGACATCTGTGACAGCAGCTGGACCAAACTGAATAAAAGACTCTTCAAGAATACACcttggcaggat ACGGAAGTCCTTGTTATACAGGTTGGCAACAGTACTGTCTTCTTGATTTTGTACAAAGAATTATATTACAGGCAGATATATGCCAATGTTAGT TTTCAGTCCTTTAGTCAGTACCACTGTACGACCAACaagaagtcagaggaagaaaTTGACTTTCTTTGTTCTAATTTCAAAATCTGGAATGTTCACAGTGTCCTCCACTCCTTGGTAGACATGCAAATTAACGAGA ACCCACAGGTCTATGAGGAACTTTTCAGACACTCCTCCCCAAAATTCTTGTCACCTGTAGTGTGCAACAATGGTAGTGTGCACCCTA TACACAAGGAAACCTTCTTGAAGCAACTGAAGGTGTTTTCTGATGAAGTGCAGGATCAGGCTCAGCTCTCAACCA TGATATTCCTCAAGCTCTACACTACCAGGCCTATGGCCA CTGCTGGCTTCCTGGACCTCATAGAACAGGAGATCC GTCAGCTCCTTGTGTTCAAACACAAAATGAAGAACCTGATGTGAACCAGGGGCATCTCTACCTTAGATGGCAAATTTCAGTCAGCCTCTGGGGTTCGCTTTTATATTGATAAGGACGTGATCTACATCACGGATACCAAGGGCGCTAGGCCCTATGGTATTTGTTTATCCTCATccaacagatacataaaatttGAGAAGCTCAGTCAAATGCTAAAGAAGATGGGACAGAGACCCTGA